The nucleotide sequence ACGACACAGTCTGTAGTGGATTTTTGATCAACTCTCGTGTCCCCACATTTTTatcatgtttaaatgttttttatcaaGTTTCAATCAATAATTTTTGTGCCATATATAATAAGCAATCTTTAGAGTAATAACACCTcaaactttttatatttttggtcCTTCAATAGTGCAATAAGAAATGTTAACACCTCCCAAAAACCTCAATCAATGCTTAGATAAACACAACCGCACATTTCCCGTCATTCTTATAATTCTGGTTTCTCCGTTTCCTCCTCCACTCACACCCCAGACAGTCTGACTGTAAGAatattttattcagtatttttttgttttattattaaaagaCTCTTTCTCTtatatgcaaacatttttttaaattttgttatttcttgcgacaatgtgctttttttttttttctttgttatccATTCAACACACCAAAGCTGTACTTTGATCgtcaaagcaaaaaacaaatcaggttCAGATTCAGTCATATCATGTTGTGAAGTACACTAAGTAGTGTGTCTGCTTTGGAACAGTGACTGTGATTCCAAAATGTTTCTCTTTTATGAAATTGTGATAAttgctttttaacattttttttgtcgttATTTTAGTTAAAAGTatgttaattttcattttttcgtTGTTCTATTTAGCCAATATCAtctggtccttttttttttttttactcttgcaGCCGTGGAGATATACACCTGAAGTTTCATGTGTGGTAAATGTGCTTGTAAATGGTGCACAGTTCTTTGTTAAATGCCTTAATTAGAATATATACTGTGTTTCAGGTGCCATTTCAGCTGCATTTTGACTAATGTGGAGAGGTGGTTAAAGCTATATTTGAAGATTTCAGTGTTTAGTATTAGAATTTTGAGAGAATTTGAGGTTATTTTATGGAAAGTATTCCGATTATTAACCTATCAATCCAGCGTGGACGTAGATGAAACAATAAATTGGCAAAAACGTGAGTTTTCACCACTTTTTCCAGTGCTAATTGTGCATATTCCTACACCGACACATATGAATGCcatttgttctgctgcagaAGTATTTTTGTAGTTTACCCTTCTAATATTtttggtccttttttttttttaggatgtaGAAAATAGAAagctacacaaaaaaatatttttgattcttTCACTAGAACACATTTTTAGTGCAATATTAGAATGAGCACCAGCAAAACATGCACCTCTGAATTAACCCATTCTATGTTGTCTGAAAAAGGCTATGTATGTATACTTCTATTGTATATTATAGTAGCAACactcctgcacacacaaacactgtttaCTTCTGTGTCTTCAGTCTTTCTGTCATCTCTTAGTGTCTCAGGGCGTCCCCCACCGCCTTCTCCTTACAGACACTGCCTAAAACCTCCAGATTATTAAAACTCAACACATCTGACTGGTTGTCTCGTCGTTAAAAATGCCTATACAAGTGATATTACAGATGCATTTCCTCAGGAATCCCAGTCTTACAAATGATCTTAAATATCAGCAATTCTCCTCATGCATGAATAGAAATATCTCTTTAAGTCGGGCCAGTACTGTATACGTTTCTCATGTTGAACTGTAAGGAGAACTGAGTGTTTTGGATGTCTTTATAAATGCATTGTGTTTTGTGCCTGTACGGTGATCGTGTATATACACAGGTGTCACGGCAGTCTGTACTTTTTCTGTTAGTGAATAAAAACCACTGACTGTTTGAATTTGCTATTTGGGGCTtcatttacaaatacaaaaattattaaatgtcattaaatttcTACGATTTTCTCGGTCTTAATCTTACAATTCCGAGCCTCACTTGTCTCGAACACCATTATTGTATCTCAGTTTGACTTTCTTGCGATTCAAGCTAACAAAACAAGATGCAAATATCTTACATTTCCAACATGTTTATTAGGCAGATGTTCTAATCCACATCGAAGGTCAGTCCTGTACAAACAAGGCTGTGAAAAATCCAACAACTCTTGTCAGACAAGACCATAGCTGCGTTGATCCTAGTCTTACTAACAATAAGCAGCAAACGCTAATTATTCttaaactaaatttaaatgaaaaattaaatactaTCCTTTTTAAAGACATACTCAGTTTGCTTGTGTAACACAGATAAAGCAAACTGTGGTAAATGATTTAGGATTAGTGGCAGGAGGCTTTTCTGACACATGACACCCTCTGGGTATCTCTGGGTTGTAAATCTTCAGCAAAAgcagttttattctgaaagtaACTTTGCTTTTTCATCCAAGGCTGCTCTAATATGTGGAGTGTCTCACCACAGCAAAGTCACAAACAGAAATGTATTTGCAGCTGACATATTATTGGCTATAGGTAAGCAGCTGCCATAAGTAGAATATGATCTAACCAGTTCTACCAATGGCTCTGTGCGGCCTACAGCTCCACAACCAGTTGCTGCGTGTCCGTCCTCAGGATATCCACTTGGTGTAGGCGCCGCAAAGCATGAGGCCTGTTTCTGCGTGAAGGCTACAATGCATGCTGGGACGATGCGACCCGTCCTCCTCGCAAAGCAAGCACTAAATGAAGAACAGAGCCGCCCTGGATTTTATagtctgctgctgttttctcaTCGTTCCTGAGAATAAAGACGACAGGGATGCAGTGAGGCCATAGAAATTACTGTTAAACACTGACACATACATGAGCTCCTCCAAAAGGAATATTCTTAAGTATTCTTAAAGAAGTTAAGATAAAATGCTTTTTCCTGGTCTAATCTAAGCCCAAGTCtggtgttttgggggttttcttCCCATGTAAATCCAGAGGATGAAGTTGGTGTGTTCTTTGTAAGAGTGTGTGCAGTGATTTAACTTTGCTTTATTGATTTTCGTGGAATTctttaagtattttatttaatatcttTTTGTATTCCCTTACAATCTACATTAAAAGTCATTATTGAGATGGAGTTGAAAACATTCTGCCCTCTCTATACTTTCTGCAGAATTCACTCCAAGCAAATCACACTCAAAAATGTTCCTGTAATTAAtactttcatttcaaataaatgttaaataatatccAAAACCAAATGATTCTGGAATTTTATAACATAAAACATTACTAAAACTTGGATAAAACAGTGAATCCAATTGCTTCTTTTAACAGGATTTTGCTCCATCCATATCCCTTAAAGCCTGTGAATATTTATTTGAGATCAAAAACAGGGAAATGCATATTAGTCttacatttgttttccgctatagatcagcctctgctgctgtggtgggattccttctttctcctccaccCTTTCTTTAATACGCTCCACCTGGAAAGAAGAgaagtaaaacattttattaagaGCTCAAGCACAACAAACAgcatgaggaaaataaaacaaaaaataataattttacctTATCTGTGGGCTCTATGTCAATCTCGATCTCCTTGCCTGTGAGTGTCTGAGATAAAAACAATAACACATAAAAGCAGGTTTAAGTTATTTTTGGGTCATTAAATGTACAGAacgaaacagaaacaaaatattgGATCCGATTCTTGGTCAGCTTGAACGCatattaatgacattttcatGTATCCGTCCTCAAAACTAACAACAAACTAAACTGAAACCAGTAGTTTAAGTATAAAACCCATAAATAActggcaaacaaacaaacgctaATAACAACTACCCTCCTCGGTGGAGCTTTGAACTGTATCACTACTTAAAACGGGAGAATCTGTTAATGTGACTTACCTTCACTTTAATCAACATCTTTAATGACTTGTTTTTGCTAAATGAACTGCAGTAGTATATAATATGCTATCTTTATGTTTTGATTGATCATATACGTAATGGGTAGGTATTTGGGTTCTGGAAAGTGGATATTCCTTCCCCTCCAAAAAAATATCAATGAGCACTTCCTGTGTTCCTTAATGAGTCCCACTGAATCATTGTCAGTGCGTCAACAGTTCCGCTTGAACTTAGTGACACCAGCATCTTTTAGTGtcgaaaaaaatataaaacgcAACTCATAATCATCTTATAGTAGCAAAAATATCGTAACAgcgaaaacaaaacaaatttgttCCATACAAGCTTACAACAACCCTTACGGCATCATTACGTCGTTGTCGTAAAGAATGTCCCGCGTTTGTAGTTCTTTACTCGGGTTTCTCCCACTACCTGAAGCGCCTTAAAAACTACAAATGGGCGGTCCCTCCTAGTCCACCCGGCATCGCTTCCCGCGCGCTCATTTGTCAAGGAAACTGCGAAGCAGGCAGCATCAGTCATACTTTCAGGTAAACGCGTTCTCTTGCTAACATTACGGGACAACTAATTATTATGCGTGTTATATAGTTGTTGGTAAACTATATCTAATGCTAAcaagtttttaatttattttaacactCATTCGGTATAACCTTGAAATATGGCTAACTGAGTAAGCTGCGCTGCCTGATCTTTGTCCCACAGTGATGGACAGTCGTAAAGTTAGCATTTTCAGTTATGTGTCAGCGTTTTAGCAGCATTAGCTAGCTAAAATGGCTCTTTGGTTTTCCTTATGTATTACATTTCTGCGTGTTAGTAATTATAATGTGCCACTGTTggcttctttcttctctttccacTTCCTACATCGTGACTGGATGTTGTTACATCAGCGggagtttgtgttttcacatctgTGCGTTTGATCATCCCATAGATTAGCCTTAATCTAACGTGTGTGCTGTAACCGGATTACACATCACATGCATGAAGGACTCTCAGATTTTAGAACTGATGGAGGGTTTCTTGAGTGTACGTCTAATTATAACATATAATGACTCTAAATTTATGTTAATGTACATAAAAACGAGCAAGCGACTATTTTAACAATCATGCTGATCTTTGACCTCCCTTTCTTTGACAGGTTCACATTCCTGACTTCATTTCTCATTATTTTTGCACCAGtacctgtactgtatttttaaaaatgccacgAATTGAGAATGACATCAAGCTGGATTTTAAGGATGTACTCCTCCGTCCAAAGAGGAGCACACTGAAGTCTAGGAGTGAGGTGGGTGCACGGCAGTGAATTGTTTTTCCAGACAACTTCAGGCTGACTTTAATACATATTCAGGACTATTCAGTCCTTAAATTATCCCAGGGAAAAATATCTGAGTGCACAAACACCCTAATCTGCATGTAGGAGTTACTTACTAGTAGAGAAATGTGTTATCCCTCGTTAATGTTTTACCAGCCTTTTAGAGAAGTTAAACTCTTAATCGCAAACTATAGCTCCTACTGCCTTGTGACTGTCGTAAATAACACATTGTcaaccacaaacacaatttagaaaaaaaagataatttcaaGTTTGCCCTTGTCTCATCGTTTTTACTTCTCCCAGGTGGATCTCACGAGGAGCTTCATTTTCAGGAACTCTAAGGGCAGCTACAGAGGGATCCCCATCATCGCTGCTAACATGGACACAGTCGGGACCTTTGAGATGGCCTTAGCTTTGAACCAGGTAGATTACGCCTTACAatatcttattattttattaacagCTTAATAAACACATTGGTTTGTAACCTAACTATCtgtaaatataatttacattatttccaTATGTTTTTTGTGTCAGTTATTAACATTTGatcaaataattttataaatttaattCGGGGTGAACACAGTGTTGCTTTATAATCCTTGTATTAAATGGCAGACTGATAAACTGGTTCCTTTCATCAAGGAACTGCTCAAGCAATTACATATTTATGAATTCTTTGATTGGTTCGTTCATTTCTTGCATCACTCAGAGTTAGAAAAGCACTTAATGCGGTTAGCTGTAATTTGTTCACAGATGCCATGTTCAACCAGATTCTCTATTTTCTTTCGCTAGTTTACACTCTTCACTGCGATCCACAAACATTATTCTGTCGATGACTGGACGGAGTTTGCAGAGAAGCATCCGGAATGCTTGCAGGTACTTCAAGTGTTACTTGTTATGTGACCCTGGACTGCAAGGAGATAATTAGCATATTCTAACACtagcatttattttaattacccTGTTTGTCTCTCAGAACGTAGCTGTCAGCACTGGAACGGGCGACGGTGACTTTGAAAGGATTTCAGCCATATTGGCGGCTGTGCCACAGCTGCAGTATATCTGTGTGGATGTGGCCAACGGCTACTCGGAACATTTCGTTCACTTTGTCAAAGACGTCAGGGAGAAATTCCCGTCTCACACTATAATGGTCAGTAGATGTCTGCCTTTAAACCACGGTGTCTATGCCTGAAAGGGAATAGCATTTCTGTGAtaagaaaatttaattttttattactttcatTTTGCTCAGGCGGGAAATGTGGTGACAGGAGAGATGGTAGAAGAGCTGATCCTGGCTGGTGCTGACATCATCAAAGTCGGGATCGGACCAGGTGATCACAAACACGTCATGTGTGCAGAACATAATGACATCATCGCCTCAAACAGATGTCAGATGAAACTTGAAGGTTACCCTAAACCACTCACTATTTTATACACTCATACACCATAtatgacaaactattttataatCAGTGGTTGTCATGTGGAGCGATAAAGTGGATCAGACCACAAAAACTGCTGCGTTCAGAAGGACAGGAAGCTTGTGGGTGACCCCAGGCCCCCTCACCCTGACCTTTCACCCCTCTGATGGGGTGCAAAGACATTGAAACTCTCACAGCCAGACTGAAACAGTTTCTcacccaaccacacacacaaaaaaaacacacacacacactcaccggcaaacatttgttttgttgtgtccATTGTCTCCTGGTTATATATTGTTTGCATAGTCTCTCTGTtgtacacgcacacactgaaaacagtcATGCAGACCAGCCGGCTGCTTGCTGACTGTTTGACCTGTGTTGAACGTGCTGTCGTAACTCatgcttatttttttgttcccaTGTGCAGGCTCTGTGTGCACCACCCGCAAGAAGACGGGGGTGGGGTACCCTCAGCTCAGCGCTGTGATTGAATGCGCCGATGCAGCCCATGGTTTGGGGGGGCACATCATCTCTGTGAGTGAATCTCTTCGCTGATGGTCTGATCTTACTTCCTGTGAGGCTCCTGTTGCTTAGATGTAATAAGATGATATTTAGAACCAATCATTTCATGTGAATAATTGAACAGTAATTTCATTGATAAAACGTCTCTGACAACATTTATTATATCCTTTATTTTGCTGCGTCTTCTTCTAGaaactattttttaattacTGCAGCTTTACTGACCGTGAAATCAGCAGAGGTTAGTGTTGAGAGCAGCTTCTAACAAACCAGTTTGTCTTGGAATGTGAAGTTTGTTTTGTGATTCAAGGCCGCGGCCGTGCTGCATGTGGGCccggaaaaaaaagcaaaagtcacTATCTTAACTCCGGTGCTTCGTTTTGattcttcctctctgctttcACACAGGATGGGGGTTGCACCTGCCCAGGAGATGTCTCAAAGGCTTTTGgtaaatttattttcaattctGAGAATTCTCTGTTCTTAAACATGACCTTCTCTGGctgttctctgattggctgtttctgCGTGGTTCCCAGGCGCCGGAGCCGACTTTGTGATGCTGGGTGGAATGCTTGCCGGCCACTCAGAAAGCGGGGGGGACATTGTTGAGAAAAACGGCAAGAAATACAAATTGTTCTACGGAATGAGCTCTGACACGGCGATGAAGAGACACGCGGGAGGCGTGGCTGAGTATAGGTGAGTCGGTTTATTAAGCCCCTCCtccaaaacaaaaagatttcTCACACTGGTGGGCAGATAGTGAaatcctgtttgtttgccttcAGAGCATCAGAAGGGAAGACCGTTGAAGTTATTTACAAAGGGCCGGTGGAGGCGACAGTGCGAGACATCCTGGGCGGGGTCCGCTCCACCTGCACCTACGTGGGGGCCGCCAAACTCAAGGAGCTGAGCCGCAGGACCACCTTCATCAGGGTCACCCAGCAGCTCAACACCGTCTTTGGCAACGACAGCTGATCGTCCAGCTCCAGCTTCTACTGatggtgtgtgaacacacacacgtgacaagCCCACATGATACGTAAaccctttaaatatttttctgagTTTCTTTAGATTTCAAGTCGAACTGTTACTTCTTCAGTGTTTATTGCTCGACGCTGAAGCTAAAGCCATCTGCTGTCTAACGTTGTATTTTCACACGAATGCAGATTGGTCATGCCTGCAAACAGTATCTGCAAAATTGTCTCCATGCTCCGTGCCGATGTTTTACTAACAAGCCTTTCtcactcatttttaaaattatgtcttAAATTATTCCGAAAATTTAAAAACGTATGCTGCTGCCAGTTAGGAATTTGAGCTGTTTTTAGATTTTCAAACCATTCCACGACTCGGTAAGCTCGCACTTTATTTGTAATCTGAGATTTTAAATCTGTTAATCCCCTAAAGAAATAATTTGAAAGCGTTGCCAGttgtctccatgacaacccTAAACCTATGCATATTTAagttgtcaggttttttaaagatttttttttagatcaattaGATTTGCAAGAATTCATTCGAGGACCAGTATATGTTGAATGTTAGTGTTACAGTAATGAAATGATAATGTTATTCATTACAAATATATATGCAGCCTTTTTCTGCTACTAATAAATACCAAAGTCTCTGGGTTTATGCTCCTGatgcacacattaaaaatgatttcttttATCCTTTAAATGAAAAGGTCGTTGTTCACCTCTGCTGATCTGTGGATATGAAATCATTTCACACACTGTATGTCGACAGTCTGTTGTAAGTTGTTCCTGCGATTTCACTCATGTAAGTTTGTACTATCGCACCGGTGTGAAAATGGTGAAACGTGAAattaaaatgcagtttttaaacCCAAACATGCAGATTTCTTTATCCTTATACTTCTTTTTATCCTTAACAAGcagaacaaataaatgtaaaataattcaaattaataaaaagaaagacacattTGGATATCTCACATTTctgtcaaatcaaatcaactttatttataaatcacTTTTCATACACAAACAATGCAGAGTGCttcacaatgaaaaataaacacacatacacaccagtgAGATTTCAGTGCATGATGAGTAAAAATAAGTTTGATTTTAGATAGATCCATGGGAGATTTCTGCTGCAAATATGAACAAAAACGTCTAAATTGCTCATAATAACACAAATAGTATATTttgcaaagaaacacaaataatatGTAATGGGGGCAGAATAATTTTACATCCAAATCTATGTTGACCAGTCTCATAAATTACCATTAAATTGAatcaaaactgaaataaaaatgtcacgTGTATAtataagaaaatgtttttacatatatatatataatatataatgttatatgtatattttttaaatatatatttagttatacagtatatctggtTGAAACcagatttatgtttattttttggtctaatttatttcatttatcacTTGACAAAAAGCATAATTAagtgtataaaaatataaattcagaAAAATGCTTAATTTAACTCCATTTTTAGGAAGCAGACAGCAGAGTCACACAACACTACAGCATGAGACCACAGTCACTGCTGCTCGAATGATATTACAGtattctgcactataaggcgcactgggctATGAGGCGCACCTCCAATGAATGGCCTAgcttaaaacttttttcatatataatgtacattggattataaggcacacttgggaaaattaaaggcttttaggtgtgccttatggtgcagaaaatactgtaaatagatCCGTCTGGGATCCGTCAGTTCCAGGTGGCGCTGTACTCCGCTCTCTGTGGCTGCCAGAACTCTGCTCCTTCGATGACACGACGGATCACGGAGGCGGAGGTGATCAGCAGGTGTCCAGCAGCTTGGAGGAGGGTGGAGGCCATTCGCAGCACTTCTCTGGAAAACAAAGGAGATAAAGTGTCAGATGTGTATTTTAACCTTTAATAACTCTTTTAAGACGTTTATCACCTTCTTGCCCaagtaaatgtctttttaaaatgaagCAACAAATCATTTGTAGACTGTcagaatataaaatacaatttctAAGGCCCTTCCTTAATTTGTTATTTAAGGTTTGTCTCTTTCAGCTCCTTTATCCATCTGTATTTCACaga is from Antennarius striatus isolate MH-2024 chromosome 23, ASM4005453v1, whole genome shotgun sequence and encodes:
- the nedd8 gene encoding NEDD8; protein product: MLIKVKTLTGKEIEIDIEPTDKVERIKERVEEKEGIPPQQQRLIYSGKQMNDEKTAADYKIQGGSVLHLVLALRGGRVASSQHAL
- the gmpr2 gene encoding GMP reductase 2; amino-acid sequence: MPRIENDIKLDFKDVLLRPKRSTLKSRSEVDLTRSFIFRNSKGSYRGIPIIAANMDTVGTFEMALALNQFTLFTAIHKHYSVDDWTEFAEKHPECLQNVAVSTGTGDGDFERISAILAAVPQLQYICVDVANGYSEHFVHFVKDVREKFPSHTIMAGNVVTGEMVEELILAGADIIKVGIGPGSVCTTRKKTGVGYPQLSAVIECADAAHGLGGHIISDGGCTCPGDVSKAFGAGADFVMLGGMLAGHSESGGDIVEKNGKKYKLFYGMSSDTAMKRHAGGVAEYRASEGKTVEVIYKGPVEATVRDILGGVRSTCTYVGAAKLKELSRRTTFIRVTQQLNTVFGNDS